The following are encoded in a window of Candidatus Fluviicola riflensis genomic DNA:
- the murD gene encoding UDP-N-acetylmuramoyl-L-alanine--D-glutamate ligase produces the protein MDLNTKIVVILGAGESGVGAAILAQAKGAKVFVSDYGTVKPSFQQELGEYGLEWEQGTHSMERILEADLIVKSPGIPEKTPVMKAIREKGIKVVSEIELAGYFTTAKKVCITGSNGKTTTTMMIHHLLTKAGMNVGLAGNVGYSFAKQVALENKEIYVLELSSFQLDDMEDFRADIAILTNITPDHLDRYEYNMQLYVDSKFRILQNQTAEDYFIYNADDPIINAELEKRSIASQLLPFSLTKTFEKGAYIANKQLIINFNNQFIMSIHDLALKGKHNTQNSLASGLAGRLLDIRKDVVRESLSDFVNVEHRLEFVAKVCGIEFINDSKATNVNSTWFALESMENPTVWIVGGVDKGNDYSELTELVKEKVKAIICLGKDNQKIIDAFSGMVETIVEAGSAMEAVAYGYRLAKKDETVLLSPCCASFDLFENYEDRGNQFKQAVRSL, from the coding sequence ATGGACTTGAACACCAAAATAGTAGTGATTTTGGGCGCCGGCGAAAGCGGTGTCGGAGCAGCCATTTTAGCGCAAGCGAAAGGGGCGAAGGTCTTCGTGTCCGATTACGGGACCGTGAAACCATCGTTTCAGCAGGAATTAGGTGAATACGGTTTGGAATGGGAACAAGGAACACATTCCATGGAGCGCATTCTGGAAGCTGATCTCATCGTGAAATCGCCGGGCATTCCGGAAAAAACACCCGTGATGAAAGCCATTCGCGAAAAAGGGATCAAAGTGGTTTCCGAAATCGAGCTGGCGGGCTATTTCACCACGGCAAAAAAAGTGTGCATCACAGGAAGCAACGGAAAAACGACCACCACCATGATGATTCATCACCTGCTCACCAAAGCCGGAATGAATGTGGGATTGGCCGGAAACGTGGGCTACAGTTTTGCCAAACAGGTTGCATTGGAAAACAAGGAAATCTATGTGTTGGAACTGAGTTCATTTCAGCTCGATGACATGGAAGATTTCCGCGCTGATATTGCCATTCTTACCAACATAACACCCGATCATTTGGATCGGTACGAATACAACATGCAATTGTACGTGGATTCAAAATTCCGCATTCTGCAAAACCAGACTGCCGAAGATTATTTCATCTACAATGCCGATGATCCGATCATCAACGCCGAACTGGAGAAACGCTCCATAGCGTCACAATTGCTTCCGTTTTCGTTGACTAAAACCTTCGAAAAAGGAGCTTACATAGCAAACAAACAACTCATCATAAACTTTAACAATCAGTTCATTATGTCTATACATGATTTAGCACTAAAGGGTAAACACAACACCCAAAATTCACTAGCTTCAGGGTTAGCCGGTCGCTTGTTGGATATCCGCAAGGATGTTGTGCGCGAAAGTCTGTCAGACTTCGTCAATGTGGAACACCGTTTGGAGTTCGTGGCCAAAGTATGTGGCATCGAATTCATCAACGATTCCAAAGCTACCAATGTCAATTCAACCTGGTTTGCCTTGGAAAGCATGGAAAACCCGACGGTTTGGATCGTAGGTGGTGTCGACAAAGGCAACGACTACAGCGAATTGACCGAATTGGTCAAAGAAAAAGTAAAAGCCATCATCTGTTTGGGGAAAGACAACCAGAAGATCATCGATGCTTTTTCAGGTATGGTAGAAACCATCGTAGAAGCAGGTTCCGCAATGGAAGCGGTGGCTTACGGTTATCGTTTGGCCAAAAAAGACGAAACGGTATTGTTGTCGCCATGCTGCGCGAGTTTCGACTTGTTCGAAAATTACGAGGACCGTGGTAATCAGTTCAAGCAGGCAGTTCGTTCGCTTTAA
- the murG gene encoding undecaprenyldiphospho-muramoylpentapeptide beta-N-acetylglucosaminyltransferase encodes MLKKIIISGGGTGGHIFPALAIANEIRLRYPQADILFVGAIGKMEMERVPAAGYKIVGLPIVGLQRKFTLSNFALPFKLLKSLAKAKKILKDFQPEVVIGVGGYASGPTLKMATRLGIPTVVQEQNSYPGKTNRLLSKSVSAICTAYEGLESVFPAAKIKLTGNPVRQELKELNLSREEAFACFPALNPAKKTVLVMGGSLGARTLNESVLFVADQLEQENVQVLWQCGKYYFEAMKTEVEGKKNILLTDFIARMDAAYTLADVIVSRAGALSISELCLVGKPTILVPSPNVSEDHQTKNAMALVKNHAAILVKDAIAKEEGLKTAFAVLKDKNQSQLLGSAIKAMAKPNASADIVDVIEGLVASRFIAM; translated from the coding sequence ATGTTGAAAAAGATTATCATATCAGGTGGTGGAACAGGCGGACATATATTTCCCGCCCTGGCCATTGCCAATGAAATCAGGTTGCGCTACCCGCAGGCCGACATTTTGTTTGTGGGAGCTATCGGTAAAATGGAAATGGAACGCGTTCCTGCCGCCGGTTATAAAATTGTTGGTTTACCCATCGTTGGGTTGCAACGTAAGTTCACCTTGTCGAACTTCGCATTGCCGTTTAAATTGCTGAAAAGCCTCGCGAAAGCCAAAAAGATTCTAAAAGACTTTCAACCGGAAGTGGTGATCGGAGTAGGTGGTTATGCCAGCGGGCCTACGCTCAAAATGGCAACCCGTTTGGGGATTCCGACCGTGGTGCAGGAACAAAATTCCTATCCCGGAAAAACCAATCGTTTATTATCGAAAAGTGTTTCGGCAATCTGCACAGCTTACGAAGGGTTGGAAAGTGTGTTTCCGGCAGCAAAAATCAAATTGACCGGTAATCCGGTTCGGCAGGAATTGAAAGAACTGAACCTTTCGCGGGAAGAAGCATTTGCCTGTTTTCCGGCATTGAACCCCGCGAAAAAAACCGTATTGGTCATGGGTGGAAGCCTCGGCGCACGTACGTTGAATGAAAGCGTGCTCTTTGTGGCCGATCAGCTGGAACAGGAAAACGTACAGGTATTGTGGCAATGCGGTAAATACTACTTCGAAGCTATGAAAACTGAAGTGGAAGGAAAGAAAAACATCCTGCTCACAGATTTTATTGCCCGGATGGATGCTGCGTATACCCTGGCGGATGTGATCGTTTCCCGGGCTGGTGCATTATCGATATCGGAACTGTGCCTGGTAGGTAAACCGACGATCCTGGTGCCTTCACCTAATGTATCGGAAGATCATCAAACCAAAAACGCAATGGCGTTGGTGAAAAATCATGCCGCCATTTTGGTGAAAGATGCGATAGCAAAAGAAGAAGGATTGAAAACGGCCTTTGCCGTATTGAAAGATAAAAACCAGTCCCAATTGTTGGGCAGCGCTATCAAAGCGATGGCAAAACCCAATGCATCCGCAGATATTGTGGATGTGATAGAAGGGCTGGTAGCATCGCGATTTATCGCGATGTAA
- a CDS encoding UDP-N-acetylmuramate--L-alanine ligase, whose amino-acid sequence MKPETTKRLYFIGIGGIGMSALARYFHAKGFAVAGYDKTPSPLTNELIAEGMAVHFEDLGANVPAEFKEVEGTLVVYTPAIPKTMGELVYFQQQHEVLKRSEVLGLITQSSKGLGVAGTHGKTTTSTLLAHVLHESHVKCSAFLGGISSNFNSNVVIDATSEYAVIEADEFDRSFLRLSPFASIITAMDPDHLDIYGTEAEFHAGFQAYTDKHTAVGFVVQKWDLDLKPSAARTITYGVNAPKADYNAVNLRSVDGHFYCDIKGPGVDWKHVELGLPGIHNCENAVAVCAMCIELGLTKAEIIHGLKSFMGVKRRFDYHIRTEQLVYIDDYAHHPTEIAALVDSVRMLYPTRFITGIFQPHLFSRTRDFMPGFIDQLSRLDKVILMPIYPAREEPIAGVTSDELMKAISTDCLLLNPAEVMEWSKTVKEGIILTIGAGDIDRLVPQLTNQFKVNLS is encoded by the coding sequence ATGAAACCGGAAACAACAAAGCGACTTTATTTTATCGGCATCGGAGGAATCGGAATGTCGGCACTGGCGCGTTATTTCCATGCCAAAGGGTTTGCAGTTGCCGGTTACGACAAAACGCCGTCGCCGTTGACAAACGAACTGATCGCCGAAGGAATGGCGGTGCATTTCGAGGATTTGGGTGCGAACGTTCCGGCCGAATTTAAAGAAGTGGAAGGAACATTGGTCGTTTACACACCGGCCATCCCAAAAACAATGGGTGAACTGGTGTATTTTCAGCAACAGCACGAAGTTCTGAAGCGGTCGGAAGTATTGGGTTTGATCACGCAATCGAGCAAAGGATTGGGCGTTGCCGGAACACATGGTAAAACCACCACGAGCACTTTACTGGCGCACGTTCTGCACGAATCGCATGTGAAATGCTCAGCCTTTTTGGGTGGCATTTCCAGCAATTTTAATTCCAACGTAGTTATTGATGCGACTTCTGAATATGCCGTGATCGAAGCCGATGAATTTGATCGTTCATTCCTGCGGTTGTCGCCATTCGCCAGTATCATCACGGCAATGGATCCCGATCATTTGGATATTTACGGTACCGAGGCTGAATTCCATGCCGGATTTCAGGCGTATACCGACAAGCATACAGCCGTCGGATTTGTGGTGCAGAAATGGGATCTTGATCTGAAACCTTCAGCTGCACGGACGATTACCTATGGCGTCAATGCTCCCAAAGCTGATTACAATGCCGTCAATCTGAGATCGGTCGACGGTCATTTTTACTGCGATATCAAAGGTCCGGGAGTAGACTGGAAACACGTCGAACTCGGTTTACCCGGCATCCACAACTGTGAAAATGCGGTAGCTGTTTGCGCTATGTGCATCGAGCTGGGACTTACCAAAGCTGAGATCATTCATGGGCTAAAATCGTTTATGGGCGTAAAACGTCGCTTCGATTACCACATTCGTACTGAGCAATTGGTGTACATCGACGACTACGCACACCATCCCACCGAAATTGCCGCTTTGGTAGATTCGGTCAGGATGCTTTACCCGACACGTTTCATCACCGGAATTTTCCAACCGCATTTATTTTCACGAACACGTGATTTTATGCCCGGTTTTATCGACCAGCTTTCGCGTTTGGACAAAGTGATTCTGATGCCAATTTATCCGGCTCGCGAAGAACCGATTGCCGGTGTCACAAGCGATGAATTGATGAAAGCCATTTCAACCGATTGCCTGTTGTTGAATCCGGCCGAAGTGATGGAATGGAGTAAAACGGTGAAAGAGGGAATTATTCTGACCATCGGTGCAGGGGATATTGATCGTTTGGTTCCGCAATTGACTAACCAGTTTAAAGTCAATCTCTCATGA
- the ftsA gene encoding cell division protein FtsA, protein MSGSKTIVVGLDIGTTKIACLVGTKNEHGKIEIISMGKSESLGVSRGIVSNIEKTVQSIKSAVEEAQDRVDADLVIRIVNVGIAGQHIKSLQHRGIYTRSSTENEISQKDIDALIEDMYKLVMQPGEEIIHVLPQEYIVDNETGILDPIGMSGRRLEANFHIITGHINAAMNINKCVQKAGLEVKDIILEPIASADAVLNFEEKEAGVVLVDIGGGTTDVAIFHEGVIRHTAVIPFGGNVITDDIKEGCTILRRHAEALKVKFGSALASESLETEVVCIPGLRGRDAKEITLRNLASIIQARMEEIIEHVYYEIRNSGYEKKLIAGIVVTGGGAQLKHITQLFEFITGMTTRIGLPTEHLASTNTIDSIVSPMYSTGIGLVMKGFEGVETNRPVETTAGQVKTHSNKSRGSFFDTIITKSKSWFAEDDY, encoded by the coding sequence ATGTCAGGGTCAAAAACAATAGTAGTTGGATTGGACATTGGAACAACCAAAATTGCTTGCTTAGTCGGCACGAAAAACGAACATGGGAAAATTGAAATTATTTCCATGGGCAAAAGTGAGTCGTTGGGTGTGTCGCGTGGTATCGTTTCAAACATCGAAAAAACCGTTCAGTCGATCAAGTCTGCTGTTGAGGAGGCCCAGGATCGTGTAGACGCCGATTTGGTCATTCGCATCGTGAATGTGGGAATCGCCGGACAGCACATCAAAAGCTTGCAGCACCGCGGTATTTATACCCGTAGCTCAACCGAAAACGAGATCAGTCAGAAAGACATCGATGCTCTGATCGAAGATATGTACAAACTGGTGATGCAGCCAGGTGAAGAGATCATCCACGTATTGCCGCAGGAATATATTGTCGACAACGAAACCGGAATTTTGGATCCGATCGGTATGTCAGGCCGTCGTTTGGAAGCAAATTTCCACATCATTACCGGACATATTAACGCAGCGATGAACATCAACAAATGTGTTCAGAAAGCCGGTCTGGAAGTAAAAGACATTATCCTGGAGCCAATTGCTTCGGCTGATGCGGTATTGAATTTCGAAGAAAAAGAAGCAGGAGTGGTATTGGTGGATATCGGTGGTGGTACTACCGATGTGGCTATTTTCCACGAAGGAGTGATTCGCCATACGGCCGTGATTCCTTTCGGAGGAAATGTGATCACAGATGATATCAAGGAAGGTTGCACCATTTTACGTCGACATGCAGAAGCATTGAAAGTGAAATTCGGTTCGGCACTTGCTTCCGAAAGTCTGGAAACCGAAGTGGTTTGTATCCCGGGATTACGTGGCCGCGATGCCAAAGAAATTACCCTGCGCAACTTGGCGAGTATCATCCAGGCACGTATGGAAGAGATCATCGAACACGTTTACTACGAAATCCGCAACTCGGGTTACGAGAAAAAACTCATCGCAGGAATTGTAGTAACCGGGGGTGGAGCGCAATTGAAACACATTACGCAATTGTTCGAATTCATTACCGGAATGACTACACGAATCGGTTTACCGACCGAGCATTTGGCAAGTACCAATACCATCGACAGTATTGTGAGCCCGATGTACTCAACCGGGATCGGTTTGGTGATGAAGGGATTTGAAGGAGTAGAAACCAATCGTCCGGTGGAAACGACTGCCGGCCAGGTGAAAACCCATTCCAACAAATCACGCGGTTCATTCTTCGATACCATTATTACGAAAAGTAAGAGCTGGTTCGCGGAAGACGATTATTAA
- a CDS encoding cell division protein FtsZ, giving the protein MEFDLPKGSTSIIKVIGVGGGGSNAVNHMYDQGIKGVDFIVCNTDRQALDISPVPLKIQLGPSLTEGRGAGSIPEIGRNAAVENIEEIRAFLGDGTKMVFVTAGMGGGTGTGAAPVIAQIAKELGILTVGIVTVPFSFEGRKRRQQAEEGLEAMRNNVDTLLVINNERLREMAGNLSLVNAFSKADNVLTTAAKGIAEVISVTGAINVDFNDVNTVMKDSGVAIMGSSQAEGEDRALVAVKEALNSPLLNDNDISGAKYVLLNITYGDVDVTMDEISEITDYIQDEAGSTADVIWGHGYDATLGDKLSVTLIATGFGSQPITGFEKAPERTVRALEEEPKNEIKTPLTSPTQVVESTPSEEPFLKVKETEEPVAEKTVTPTPAAEPQTGINFDWDLSSETTKPLETPVQTVVEQKDEEVKRFFLEDEAEQKNSLENVQTRVALSPEEMQRRNSERMERIQQYNVKLKKAEGLKELEDEPAYLRRNIHLEDVNKSAEQKVSRFGLTDDQNGSGLRTNNSFLHDNVD; this is encoded by the coding sequence ATGGAATTCGATTTGCCAAAAGGAAGCACATCCATCATCAAAGTGATCGGTGTTGGAGGTGGAGGAAGCAATGCTGTCAACCACATGTACGATCAGGGAATCAAAGGAGTAGATTTCATTGTTTGTAACACGGATCGACAAGCGTTGGATATTTCTCCCGTCCCGTTGAAAATTCAGCTGGGACCAAGTCTTACAGAAGGACGTGGAGCAGGATCTATTCCCGAAATCGGGCGTAATGCTGCGGTTGAAAATATTGAAGAAATTCGCGCATTTCTCGGCGATGGTACCAAAATGGTATTCGTTACTGCCGGAATGGGTGGTGGTACCGGAACTGGTGCTGCTCCTGTCATTGCGCAGATTGCCAAAGAATTGGGCATCCTCACAGTGGGTATTGTTACCGTTCCGTTCAGCTTTGAAGGCCGTAAGCGTCGTCAGCAAGCCGAAGAAGGTTTGGAAGCAATGCGCAACAACGTAGATACGCTTTTGGTGATCAACAACGAACGTTTGCGCGAAATGGCCGGAAACCTGTCATTGGTAAATGCCTTCTCGAAAGCGGATAACGTATTGACAACGGCTGCCAAAGGAATCGCGGAAGTGATTTCGGTGACCGGAGCAATCAACGTAGATTTCAACGACGTCAACACGGTGATGAAAGACAGCGGTGTTGCGATCATGGGTTCTTCTCAGGCAGAAGGCGAAGATCGTGCATTGGTGGCCGTCAAAGAAGCATTGAACTCGCCGTTGCTCAACGATAACGATATCAGCGGTGCGAAGTATGTATTGTTGAACATTACGTACGGTGATGTAGACGTGACAATGGATGAAATTTCCGAAATCACCGACTACATCCAGGACGAAGCAGGATCTACTGCCGATGTTATCTGGGGGCACGGTTACGATGCCACTCTTGGTGATAAATTGAGTGTTACCTTGATCGCTACTGGTTTCGGATCACAGCCGATCACGGGTTTTGAAAAGGCTCCTGAGCGTACGGTTCGTGCCTTGGAAGAAGAGCCGAAAAACGAGATCAAAACGCCGTTGACTTCGCCTACACAAGTGGTAGAATCAACTCCTTCGGAAGAACCGTTTTTGAAAGTGAAAGAAACGGAAGAACCGGTTGCTGAGAAAACGGTAACACCAACTCCGGCTGCTGAACCACAAACGGGAATCAATTTTGATTGGGACCTTTCTTCGGAAACAACCAAACCGTTGGAAACACCTGTACAAACAGTTGTTGAGCAGAAAGACGAAGAAGTAAAACGTTTTTTCTTAGAAGACGAAGCAGAGCAAAAGAATAGTTTGGAAAACGTTCAGACACGTGTAGCATTGTCTCCCGAGGAAATGCAACGTCGTAACTCTGAGCGTATGGAGCGCATCCAGCAATACAACGTGAAGCTGAAAAAAGCGGAAGGTTTAAAAGAGCTGGAAGATGAGCCTGCTTACTTACGTCGCAACATTCATTTGGAAGATGTAAACAAAAGCGCTGAGCAAAAAGTGAGTCGTTTCGGTTTAACAGACGACCAGAACGGTTCCGGCTTACGCACCAATAATTCATTTTTACACGATAACGTCGATTAA
- a CDS encoding glutamyl-tRNA amidotransferase yields the protein MSLTERINQDIKTAMLAKDKDRLAALRDIKSKLMLEATSGSGEVTEEAANKIVLKLYKQRMDTYQLYVEQNREDLASDELLQAKVIEEYMPKMMSDDEVRAVIAAKIAQVGAAGPQDMGKVMGPVSGELAGKADGKRVAELVKEALAK from the coding sequence ATGTCACTCACAGAACGTATCAATCAAGATATAAAAACCGCCATGCTGGCCAAAGACAAAGATCGTTTGGCTGCCTTGCGCGATATTAAAAGTAAATTGATGTTAGAAGCAACTTCCGGATCCGGCGAGGTAACAGAAGAAGCGGCTAACAAGATTGTATTGAAATTGTACAAACAACGCATGGACACCTACCAATTGTACGTTGAGCAAAACCGCGAGGATTTGGCCAGCGACGAATTGCTGCAGGCCAAAGTGATTGAAGAGTACATGCCCAAAATGATGAGCGACGACGAAGTTCGCGCTGTCATTGCGGCCAAAATTGCCCAGGTTGGTGCAGCTGGTCCGCAGGATATGGGCAAAGTGATGGGGCCTGTTTCAGGAGAATTGGCTGGCAAAGCCGATGGCAAGCGTGTCGCCGAACTCGTGAAAGAAGCACTCGCAAAATAA
- a CDS encoding adenosylhomocysteinase, whose amino-acid sequence MNNTTEKLSYKVKDISLAEWGRKEIVLAEAEMPGLMSLRADYGASKPLKGARIAGCLHMTIQTAVLIETLVELGAQVSWSSCNIFSTQDHAAAAIAAAGIPVYAWKGMNEEEFDWCIEQTIFAFDGGEPLNMILDDGGDLTNMVFDRFPELTAGIKGLSEETTTGVHRLYERKKNGTLVMPAINVNDSVTKSKFDNKYGCKESLVDSIRRATDVMMAGKVAIVCGYGDVGKGSAASLKGAGARVIVTEIDPICALQAAMDGFEVKKLDTVVGMGDIIVTTTGNKDIVVGRHFEKMKDKAIVCNIGHFDNEIDMAWLNTNHGATKNTVKPQVDVYNVNGHDVIILAEGRLVNLGCATGHPSFVMSNSFTNQTLAQLELWENSANYENDVYVLPKHLDEKVARLHLAKIGVELETLSEDQANYIGVKVEGPFKSDAYRY is encoded by the coding sequence ATGAATAACACAACAGAAAAATTGTCTTACAAAGTAAAAGACATTTCGCTAGCCGAGTGGGGCCGTAAAGAAATCGTTTTGGCAGAGGCTGAAATGCCGGGTTTGATGTCATTGCGAGCTGACTACGGAGCTTCCAAACCATTGAAAGGCGCGCGCATCGCCGGATGTCTTCACATGACTATCCAAACTGCCGTTTTGATCGAAACATTGGTTGAGCTTGGTGCTCAGGTTTCATGGTCGTCTTGTAACATTTTTTCAACGCAAGATCACGCTGCTGCTGCTATTGCCGCTGCAGGAATTCCTGTTTATGCCTGGAAAGGAATGAACGAAGAAGAATTTGACTGGTGTATCGAACAAACCATTTTCGCATTCGATGGTGGTGAGCCGTTGAACATGATTTTGGATGACGGTGGTGATTTGACCAATATGGTTTTTGACCGTTTCCCTGAATTGACTGCAGGTATCAAAGGGCTTTCCGAAGAAACAACTACAGGTGTTCACCGTTTGTACGAGCGTAAGAAAAACGGAACGTTGGTAATGCCGGCGATCAACGTAAATGACTCGGTAACAAAATCGAAATTTGATAATAAATACGGTTGTAAAGAATCGTTGGTTGACTCGATTCGTCGTGCAACAGACGTGATGATGGCCGGAAAAGTAGCCATCGTTTGTGGTTACGGAGATGTTGGTAAAGGTTCTGCTGCTTCATTGAAAGGTGCAGGTGCTCGTGTAATCGTTACTGAAATCGACCCGATTTGTGCATTGCAGGCTGCAATGGACGGATTTGAAGTGAAAAAACTGGATACCGTTGTCGGAATGGGCGATATCATCGTTACAACTACCGGAAACAAAGACATCGTTGTTGGTCGTCACTTCGAGAAAATGAAAGACAAAGCAATCGTTTGTAACATCGGTCACTTCGACAACGAAATCGATATGGCTTGGTTGAACACAAACCACGGTGCTACTAAAAATACGGTAAAACCTCAGGTTGACGTATACAACGTAAACGGTCATGATGTGATCATTTTGGCTGAAGGACGTTTGGTAAACTTAGGTTGTGCAACAGGTCACCCGTCGTTTGTAATGTCAAACTCGTTCACCAACCAAACATTGGCTCAATTGGAATTGTGGGAAAACAGTGCCAACTACGAGAATGATGTTTACGTATTGCCAAAACATCTTGATGAAAAAGTAGCCCGTTTACACCTTGCTAAAATCGGTGTGGAATTGGAAACACTTTCAGAAGATCAGGCAAATTACATCGGTGTGAAGGTAGAAGGTCCGTTCAAATCGGATGCTTATCGTTACTAA